The DNA region CACTCTTCCCCTCAGCCGAATGAAACCTCCCTTGACCTGCCCCAACGGATTACCCCCCACAAGCGTTGTCTCCGCATGAAGCAACTCACAAGCGTATTTATATACAATACTCCCATCCAACACCCCCTGATGCAAAAATATCCTAAAATGCCCATCCAAACTCGCCCAACTCCAACTCGGCGCCCTGTACCTCTCCGGCCTCTTAAATTTGGTCTTCACATCACTAACCCTATGCGCCGCCCACAACAGCTGAAAAAGCatatcccccctccacaacccagccaaatactcccccaccccttcctTCGTCCTCTTGTACTCCTCCGCAATAGCCATAACAGCCAACAACTTATCATCCCCCACCGTCAACTCCCTCGACGTATAAGCCTCCACAATCACCCCCCAAGCCAACGGATGCCTCACCCCGCCCAAACTCTGATTTCCCGGGTCCAAGTTCTTGAAACTTGCGCCTATGGAATCATCAATCGATCTCAAAGTCGTAATTGGCTCCTCTAGCCCCCCATCTGTATGCCTCGACtccaaacaacaaaacaccatcccCCTGTTTCCATAAGCAAGCACCCGGGTGGATAACTGCCCCTCCTGGAAGGTCCAAGCCCTGGTGTAAAGAGGTAACATCTCCTGATCCCGCCTCAAGCGCACTGGCATGGCGATAGCTTGTCGTATCTCCCCTTCCTGCTTTCCAACTGGTGAATCAACCCTTACATTAAAGACATACCCCCTGTCGTGAACCCTCGGACGTAGGAACCCGTCAAGGCTGGTAGAAGCTACACCAGCAGCAATGGTGAGGAATGCTCCGCGGTAGATGAGGTGCATGTTGGAGATTTCATTCATTTTGTCTTGGTCCGAGTCTTGAACAATGCACAGTGCATCCACCCAGAGGTATTTCATTCCTACGCCGTGGGTTACGGTTAAAGCGTCGATGATGGTCAACGGGAGAACATCAAGAGGGATGTTGCGGGAGTAGGTTCCAATGTTCCTTTTGGTGGTCTTGCCGGGTTGGTCGCCGCCCCAGCAGTAGCTTAGGGTTGCATagggggctgggggtgggttgCTGACAAGACGAACGATGAGGTGTGGTTCATCTGGGTTTGGAGAATTGGGGCGAGTAACGACTTCCAAGAGGCGGGTGGGCATGTGGCTAAGGTTGAACTCGCGGCATTTGGTGTGGTTGGCGGAGCAATCTCGGAGATATTTCCTGGCTCGGGAGTAGCTGAGCTCagagttgaggaggaggttgggtggCGGTTGGGGTCCGAACAGCTCGTGGGGCTTTTGGCCTGGAACATTGTAGAGCACAAATTCCCCCAACCTATTGTTCAACTTGTAGCCCAGCTTGAGTCGTTCCCAATCGACCTCGAAGAAGTTGACAATGGCTCGCTGCTTCAAAGTCCGCTCGACCCAGATCGGGTTGTTTGGACCTGAGGTCATGCTGACGAGGTAGGCCCCTTGACGAAAGGCAGAGAATAAAGCGCAGTTGTCTTTCAGAGCAGAGATGACATCAGCCTCAGTAAAGCCAATTTGACCATCATCTTTGCCGTCTTTTGAGTTTTGTCTCATGTCGATCGTGATTCTTGAACAGTGGCGACATGTGTGAGGGGAAACATCTTTCTTGTCCTGGTCTTCCTGGTCATCGGTCATGGGTGGAAGGGCATCGTTGACCACGTGGAGAAGTGGCCTTGCTTGGCTCTGAGAACTACCAGCTGCTTGATTCAGTCCTGGACTTGTCGGCAGATTGTTGACTGGAACTAAGACCATCTCGATGTAGGTGATCGTGTGGAGCTTGAGGATATCAGGAGTTGATGTTACTCTCCGAGGGAAAGAGCAACATACGAGCGAGGCCTTATTGCTAAGAGCAAAGATTCGGGTCCCAACCATGTGGAgcgggttgttggtgagttGACCTCCAACCAACCAATAGCAGTGCAACAAATGCGTGAAGGATCGATCCTCTGCATGTTCCAAACAGGTAATAAAATTCTTAACTCCTTTTTGGTTAACATTGCACATTGCAATAAATTTGCCAAGCAAAAATATCACGAACAATAGACAGAGGTCCCCGTTACTAGAAACCCCGACTGTGATTGAGGTGGCCAGCTCGAGCTGAGGCTCTGCGCCCAACTCTGACCACTAGGTAGGAATGAAATCATGCTAGTGAAATATCTCGTGTCTGAGATGATGAAATCAATtcgagaagaaaaaaagaaaacacaaTTAACCACCATACCTCTGAGACACAGCCTTCATTGCATgtttcatcatcatcatcatcctcctcctcctcctcgtcgtctgCAATTGGTCCCGCTGCTTCCGCCTTTCCCGAaccctcttttttcttcagtTCAGCCAGCCTCAACTCTAGCTTCAGCCGCTTAacattatcatcatcctcgtcatcagtAAACATTTCCTCCCGATTACGCCGTCGATTGTGTCTCCTGCCAAGATCGTCCATATTCGATGCCGGATATACCGGAGGGTTTCTCCCTCTTCGACGACTTCCCCATGGCGCGGACGAATCGGGGGGAAGTGTCCCTGGGTTGTTGTCTTGCCGCAGCAGGTCACGTCCGGCGATGACGCTGTATgggtcgtcttcttcttggaaGCCATGAATGTCGCGAATGTAGTCATCGAAGTGGGCAGATGTTTGCGCGACGCGTTTGAAATGCCCAACTTTGAGGAGGGGTCGTTTTAGCTCAGTGTTTTCTCCGCCTTCATAGAAGTCCCAGTTTGCCAGTGCTGTGGCTGTCTGGAAAGCGTTTTTCATCTGCCTGCCATTCCATCTCCGGGATGGCTTGTGTTTGTTGCGCTCCCAGTGCTGGTCAATAAAGCGTTCaatcttctcttcttctatGTCCATGTCTATTCCGCTCGCTTTGAGACGGGACATGTTCCTCTGCCAAATGTCCTTGGCAGACTTCTGGCTGAGTTTTGGGTAGTAGAGACTAATGTGTATGCGTGATCGAAATGCTTCATCGAATTCTCCGACCCTGTTGGTGGTTAGGATGATGACGCCTGCGTAATATTCTAGAACGCGCAGAAAAACTGTGAAACTGATCAGCAAGCTGCCCTTGGTCCGATCTATACTTGTAAAACAGCATACCTGAAACTAGACTATTCCTCTCAATATCTCCCTTTTCTCGCTTCGCCAAGAAGACATCGGCCTCATCCAGAAGCAACACACATCTCCACTTCTGCGCCAACCCACAGAAGGACTCCAATGTCCTCTCAGCTTCTTTTGCTGTGGTGCCGATATCACCGCATGTGATAGGTAAAAGTGGTCTGCCCAACTCAGCGGCGACACACTCAGCTGTGGAAGTCTTGCCCACACCAGGCACCCCGTGCAAAAGAATAATCAACCCTTTGCCTTTGCCAGCGACGAGATCCATAGAGAATGTCTCATGCGCAATACCGCTCTGCTTGGGTACCCGAACATGATTCTTCACGAGGGCCTGAAGGAGTGTTTTGTGGCCGTCAGGCAGCACCAGGTCCTCAAAGTGCGATGTGAGCGACCGGGGGGGGATTTCGCTGACattgttgatgtcgagggcAAACCACCTGTGGTCGAGCAAGGAGTAGCCATACACGCGGGTCGGAAGCAACAGAGCCCATTCGTCAGTGCAGCCGGCTCTTCGGAACTCTTGAATACTCCGCAGTTCTGTTAACTGCAGAAAGTCGGCGTGCCGGTCAGCCTCGAACTTGGAGTCATCAAAGACGTCGGTGACCCAGCTGTTGTCCTGCTTTTCGGGTAACGGATCGAATGTTTCTCGCTTGTCGGCCTTGGTCGGGCTGTAGATGATACTTCCGCCTAACTTTACGGAAAATCTGTGGTACAGGTTCATGTCCTCCCTAAAGAATTCGATACCTGCCGCTTGATCCACCATGACCTCGCAGTGGAGCTTGCTTATATGTTAGGTACGTGTCTATATATGGTATGAAACTCAAAGGACTGGGGAGATAGGAACCAGCCGAAAGCTTCATACCTCGGTGTCAGCTATCACATAGTTGTAAAAACCGCGTGTTGTCTGATTAGACTCTCGAATGGTAAACCCGTCATATTTCCTGTGTGTTCCAGTCGCCAGTTCTGTGAACTTCTTTCCCCGATGAAGGAGTATCTCCTGAATTTGTGAATCATTAGGGTGGAGAAAAGATGGATACAGCGGCAATATTTTGACGGGGCGTGCCCCAACGTAGCGCGAAATGACGAAACGCTTTggtgtgacaagggctgtaatatcagggcttggaactcatggttcaattcaggctaataatcttcaatggcctcgaagagcgtgatactgaaaagatgaagaagaaatacagtcttggtgatcttgaacgcgtattttatcctcccttgcctggcccgtgcctttgttggcctcaggccgcCGCCCAGTCCTTCAATATCCTTCAgggccagtgggcttcctttgataaccgccatggcttctgattgtctgcctcactttgacgactggttcgcaacgtgcagttacccctccttgcggtggtatcgacagtgttgttggtggtggttatgggtggtgggctttttgccgtgtgacatTTGGTCTTGGACCCATCCGGAAACCGTCGAAGTCAATGTGGAAGGAGTCGATGATGAAACTGGTGCTTTCGTGGTCCGATGCTTTGACAATATCGCGGCATCTTTCCTCTGACTCAGTCTCCGAATCCCATTCTCTATCGCGCACTGGGTCGAAAGAGCACTTCTTGCCAGAGTCAAACAAACACTTCACGGCCACCGGTGACGTGAAGGATCTGCAACGCCTGGCATCGACGGTGATCATCCCGATTTTGGAAGAGGTACGATGTCTGCCCCGGTCGAAAGAGCTGCCACAGGTTCTCAAAAGCGATTTCTGTTATGGTCTTGTTGGAGATCTGGCGCTTGACGTCAAATATATCTGCCATGTCGTGATCCATGAACTCTATAAGACACCGAAACTCGTCCTTCTGTCGTTTAGCGCGATCCGCTATCTCCCTCAGTGTCTCATGCTCCGTCTCAGCCGAGATTTCATCTTCTGACGTCTCTTTTTCTTGAACGACTTCAGCCTGGGCATCAGCTTCAGCTTGGTCGTAGGCTGACTCAAGATCGGCGTAGAACTGTCGTATCTCTGCTTCATGTCCTACAAGATACTTGAACGGACGTACAAAAACGTTATGAGTCTCGGTAAGCTCCTCCCCGATACACTCCCCTAGGGCGTGCAAAAGGTACTGGGAATTTATGGCGAGCCGATAAGGCACGTCTAGCTGCTGAGACACCTCTGCATTTTGAGAAGATTcaccttttttctttcttatcGCACTTTCCCGCCGCAGCTTCCGTAGGTTGGCCTTGACATTCACCTTGGATGAGGTAATGAGAACGCTTTGGTCCAGGTCGAGTTTGCGCCCCTTTTTGACTCGTCGCCATTCTTCGGGAGGGACTCGTGTTATTTTAGCTTCTTGGGTCTTTGCTGGATTGGTATTCTTTGTTTCATTCACTGAAGTTGTGACTTCTTGGGTACCGCTGGTCTCGGGTTCTTTTTTGCTTCTGCGCTGTCAGCACCATGGCACCAGGGCACCTAAGCTGGACTGGAATGGAGAGATAACACACCCTGGCTGAGATGATGGGGGCGAAGACTCATCGACGACGTCCTCAACATCGCTTTTATTGAGGACATcggtggaagtggaaggaGGGTGATTTTCCACAAGAGACATCTTGATGAAAGTCAGGAATCATTCGTTGCTGCTGTATGCGTTGAGCTCAGGCAACAGTCATAGTGGGGGATCAAGGGTCCTAGGGTATTTAACACTGAGGTGGATAAGGTTTTGCTTTC from Podospora pseudopauciseta strain CBS 411.78 chromosome 6, whole genome shotgun sequence includes:
- a CDS encoding hypothetical protein (COG:S; EggNog:ENOG503PBWW) codes for the protein MITVDARRCRSFTSPVAVKCLFDSGKKCSFDPVRDREWDSETESEERCRDIVKASDHESTSFIIDSFHIDFDGFRMGPRPNRFVISRYVGARPVKILPLYPSFLHPNDSQIQEILLHRGKKFTELATGTHRKYDGFTIRESNQTTRGFYNYVIADTELHCEVMVDQAAGIEFFREDMNLYHRFSVKLGGSIIYSPTKADKRETFDPLPEKQDNSWVTDVFDDSKFEADRHADFLQLTELRSIQEFRRAGCTDEWALLLPTRVYGYSLLDHRWFALDINNVSEIPPRSLTSHFEDLVLPDGHKTLLQALVKNHVRVPKQSGIAHETFSMDLVAGKGKGLIILLHGVPGVGKTSTAECVAAELGRPLLPITCGDIGTTAKEAERTLESFCGLAQKWRCVLLLDEADVFLAKREKGDIERNSLVSEYYAGVIILTTNRVGEFDEAFRSRIHISLYYPKLSQKSAKDIWQRNMSRLKASGIDMDIEEEKIERFIDQHWERNKHKPSRRWNGRQMKNAFQTATALANWDFYEGGENTELKRPLLKVGHFKRVAQTSAHFDDYIRDIHGFQEEDDPYSVIAGRDLLRQDNNPGTLPPDSSAPWGSRRRGRNPPVYPASNMDDLGRRHNRRRNREEMFTDDEDDDNVKRLKLELRLAELKKKEGSGKAEAAGPIADDEEEEEDDDDDETCNEGCVSEWSELGAEPQLELATSITVGVSSNGDLCLLFVIFLLGKFIAMCNVNQKGVKNFITCLEHAEDRSFTHLLHCYWLVGGQLTNNPLHMVGTRIFALSNKASLVCCSFPRRVTSTPDILKLHTITYIEMVLVPVNNLPTSPGLNQAAGSSQSQARPLLHVVNDALPPMTDDQEDQDKKDVSPHTCRHCSRITIDMRQNSKDGKDDGQIGFTEADVISALKDNCALFSAFRQGAYLVSMTSGPNNPIWVERTLKQRAIVNFFEVDWERLKLGYKLNNRLGEFVLYNVPGQKPHELFGPQPPPNLLLNSELSYSRARKYLRDCSANHTKCREFNLSHMPTRLLEVVTRPNSPNPDEPHLIVRLVSNPPPAPYATLSYCWGGDQPGKTTKRNIGTYSRNIPLDVLPLTIIDALTVTHGVGMKYLWVDALCIVQDSDQDKMNEISNMHLIYRGAFLTIAAGVASTSLDGFLRPRVHDRGYVFNVRVDSPVGKQEGEIRQAIAMPVRLRRDQEMLPLYTRAWTFQEGQLSTRVLAYGNRGMVFCCLESRHTDGGLEEPITTLRSIDDSIGASFKNLDPGNQSLGGVRHPLAWGVIVEAYTSRELTVGDDKLLAVMAIAEEYKRTKEGVGEYLAGLWRGDMLFQLLWAAHRVSDVKTKFKRPERYRAPSWSWASLDGHFRIFLHQGVLDGSIVYKYACELLHAETTLVGGNPLGQVKGGFIRLRGRVKKVVWKRNGTGKHDHGYGWALGDSESDWVKSGEVPGDDRLSWYVDVPDEWPVKRDIVMSCIEVCTYEAPENLMQFAMVQLYDERGGSPNMTQGRGILLVPVEGQPDTYRRVGTMGCKGYLEGDVGFEKKPYWFDEGHSMRQEVVVI